In the genome of Thunnus maccoyii chromosome 15, fThuMac1.1, whole genome shotgun sequence, one region contains:
- the adcy2b gene encoding adenylate cyclase type 2b isoform X4, translating into MLPFSMRAAIIASAITCFSHTVTLSVYLATTLTDLETLVWQILANVIIFTCGNLAGAYHKHLMDLALKQTYQDTCNCIKSPIKLEFEKHQQERLLLSLLPSHIARVMKAEIIQRLQGPNFGRTESTNNFHNLYVQRHTNVSILYADIVGFTRLASDCSPGELVHMLNELFGKFDQIAKENECMRIKILGDCYYCVSGLPESLPHHARNCVKMGLDMCEAIKKVRDATGVDINMRVGVHSGNVLCGVIGLQKWQYDVWSHDVTLANHMEAGGVPGRVHISSVTLEHLKGSYKVELGDGQSRDSYLKEHRVITYLVINPKTERHSPLLSVRSRPSMDGGRASVRMTRYLESWGAAKPFANLHHRESMTTDNGKINTTDVPMGQYHFQRRERSKSQRRRFEEELNERMIRTIDGINSQKQWLKSEDIQRISLFFHNKALEKEYRSTTLPAFKYYVTCACLIFCCIFIVQVLVLPRTAVLGISFGLAFLLLALILLLCFAGHILQGRKGSLCSLSWFPTSSRIIVTNNPWLRLVLTMTTTALILVMAVFNMFFVEDCGGSMEKDSTTIPPVNLTNDSLGVCQEENTGHKIKLYLPYFIYCCILGLVSCSVFLRINYELKMVVMLVAVVIYNIIILQTRLDGFSNAPYVNKTLESSLSRPGVLKDLKTMGSVSLFIFFITLLVLARQNEYYCRLDFLWRDKFKRECEEIETMENLNRVLLENVLPAHVAEHFLGRNWKNEDLYHQSYESVCVMFASIPDFKEFYTESDVNKEGLECLRLLNEIIADFDELLSKPKFSGVEKIKTIGSTYMAATGLNVTPGPECAQEHDRQNMHIGTMVEFAFALVGKLDVINKHSFNDFRLRIGINHGPVIAGVIGAQKPQYDIWGNSVNVASRMETTGVLGKIQVTEETSSILSTLGYMCSCRGIINVKGKGELKTYFVHTEMTRSLSQGTVMP; encoded by the exons ATGCTGCCCTTCTCCATGAGAGCGGCCATTATCGCCAGTGCCATCACCTGCTTCTCGCACACCGTCACCCTTAGCGTCTATTTGGCCACCACCCTCACAGACCTGGAGACTTTAGTCTGGCAG ATCTTAGCCAACGTGATCATCTTTACCTGTGGCAACCTGGCTGGGGCGTACCACAAACATCTGATGGACCTGGCACTCAAACAGACCTACCAAGACACCTGCAACTGCATCAAGTCCCCCATCAAACTAGAGTTTGAGAAGCAccaacag GAACGTTTACTCTTATCCTTGCTGCCGTCTCATATAGCCAGGGTGATGAAAGCCGAGATCATCCAGAGGCTTCAGGGACCAAACTTTGGCCGAACTGAGAGTACCAACAACTTCCATAACCTCTACGTTCAGCGGCACACCAATGTCAG CATTCTGTATGCCGACATCGTGGGCTTCACCAGACTGGCCAGTGACTGCTCTCCAGGTGAACTTGTGCATATGCTGAATGAACTCTTTGGCAAGTTTGACCAGATTGCAAAG GAAAACGAGTGCATGAGAATCAAGATCTTGGGAGATTGTTACTACTGTGTGTCTGGTCTGCCTGAATCGCTGCCTCACCACGCAAGGAACTGCGTGAAGATGGGCTTGGATATGTGTGAGGCCATCAA GAAGGTCCGAGATGCCACTGGAGTTGATATCAACATGCGTGTTGGCGTTCATTCTGGGAACGTCCTGTGTGGTGTGATTGGCCTCCAGAAATGGCAGTATGATGTGTGGTCACATGACGTAACACTAGCCAATCATATGGAGGCAGGAGGGGTGCCAGG GAGGGTCCACATCTCCTCAGTGACTCTGGAGCATTTGAAGGGCTCATATAAGGTGGAACTTGGAGACGGACAGAGTCGAGACTCTTACCTGAAAGAACACAGAGTGATCACTTACCTGGTCATTAACCCTAAG ACCGAGAGGCACAGCCCTCTGCTGAGTGTGCGCTCTCGTCCCTCTATGGATGGTGGGAGGGCGTCTGTCAGGATGACCCGCTACCTGGAGTCCTGGGGCGCTGCCAAACCCTTTGCCAACCTCCACCATCGAGAAAGCATGACCACAGACAACGGCAAGATCAACACTACT GATGTTCCAATGGGGCAGTACCACTTCCAGCGACGAGAGAG GTCCAAGTCACAGAGGAGGAGGTTTGAGGAGGAACTCAATGAGCGGATGATTCGTACCATTGATGGCATCAACTCACAGAA ACAGTGGCTGAAGTCTGAGGACATTCAGAGGATCTCATTGTTCTTTCACAACAAAGCTCTGGAGAAAGAG TACAGATCCACAACATTACCTGCCTTCAAGTACTATGTCACCTGCGCCTGCCTCATATTCTGCTGTATATTCATAGTGCAGGTCCTCGTCTTGCCCAG aacTGCTGTGCTGGGGATCTCCTTTGGCCTGGCATTCCTGCTGTTGGCTTTGATCCTGCTCCTTTGCTTCGCTGGCCATATTCTG CAGGGAAGGAAAGGAtccctctgctctctttcttgGTTCCCCACTTCCTCCCGCATCATCGTCACCAATAATCCTTGGCTGCGATTGGTCCTCACCATGACGACTACAGCTCTCATATTGGTGATGGCCGTCTTTAATATG TTCTTTGTGGAGGATTGTGGAGGATCCATGGAAAAAGACTCGACAACTATTCCACCTGTGAATCTAACCAATGACAGCCTGGGGGTCTGCCAGGAAGAAAACACAGGACATAAAATCAAGTTGTACCTGCCA tACTTTATCTACTGCTGTATACTGGGTCTGGTGTCGTGCTCGGTGTTCCTGAGGATCAACTATGAGCTGAAGATGGTGGTGATGCTGGTTGCCGTGGTGATCTacaacatcatcatcctccAGACCAGGCTGGATGGATTTAGCAATGCGCCATATGTGAACAAAACACTGGAAAG ctcTCTCTCCAGACCAGGAGTCCTGAAAGACCTGAAGACCATGGgctctgtgtctctcttcatcttcttcatcaccCTGCTGGTATTAGCCAGGCAG AATGAATATTACTGTAGGTTGGACTTCCTGTGGAGGGACAAGTTCAAGAGGGAGTGCGAGGAGATTGAAACCATGGAGAACCTCAACCGGGTTCTGCTGGAGAATGTTCTACCCGCCCACGTCGCCGAACACTTCCTGGGTCGCAACTGGAAGAATGAG GACCTTTATCATCAGTCATACGAGTCGGTGTGTGTGATGTTCGCCTCCATCCCAGACTTCAAAGAGTTTTATACCGAGTCTGATGTCAATAAGGAAGGACTGGAGTGCCTCCGTCTCCTCAACGAGATCATAGCAGACTTTGATGAG CTGCTCTCCAAACCCAAGTTCAGCGGAGTGGAGAAGATAAAGACCATCGGTAGCACCTACATGGCTGCAACTGGACTCAATGTGACACCGGGACCAGAGTGCGCACAG GAACATGACAGACAGAACATGCACATAGGCACCATGGTGGAGTTTGCCTTTGCTCTGGTTGGGAAGCTAGACGTCATCAACAAACACTCCTTCAACGACTTCAGACTCAGAATTG GTATAAATCACGGGCCAGTGATTGCAGGTGTTATTGGGGCGCAAAAACCTCAGTATGACATCTGGGGAAACAGTGTGAACGTGGCTAGTAGGATGGAGACCACTGGGGTACTGGGCAAAATACAG GTAACAGAGGAGACGAGTAGTATCTTATCAACACTAGGGTACATGTGTTCATGTCGTGGCATCATCAATGTGAAGGGCAAAGGAGAGCTGAAGACCTACTTTGTTCACACAGAGATGACCCGATCTCTGTCACAAGGGACTGTGATGCCTTGA
- the c15h5orf49 gene encoding uncharacterized protein C5orf49 homolog, whose amino-acid sequence MDVSLEAQTKPLSTLSPYGYIPPRRKDPKEMSYFNKESTAPEVSMYDQVFHQAEGYDMRAHRDDRRHYKGRGLDIYEEEKSRVVPVRSSSDYGRRPAPVLYQTGRQYARVACIKAEFFMKNGIIWNVAEGYGSVAPI is encoded by the exons ATGGACGTATCACTCGAGGCACAAACTAAACCGCTTTCTACTTTGTCTCCATACGGTTACATCCCACCACGACGGAAGGACCCAAAAGAAATGTCGTACTTTAACAAAGAGTCCACG GCCCCAGAGGTCTCCATGTATGACCAAGTGTTCCACCAGGCTGAGGGTTATGATATGAGAGCGCACCGGGATGACAGGAGACACTACAAAGGAAGAGGACTAGACATATACGAGGAG GAGAAGTCCCGAGTTGTGCCAGTGAGATCCTCCTCAGACTACGGCCGCCGTCCTGCTCCTGTCCTCTACCAAACAGGCCGGCAGTACGCACGTGTGGCTTGCATAAAAGCTGAATTTTTCATGAAGAACGGGATCATCTGGAATGTGGCTGAAGGATACGGATCAGTGGCCCCCATTTGA